In Gemmata obscuriglobus, a single genomic region encodes these proteins:
- the topA gene encoding type I DNA topoisomerase, which translates to MPTSKKPAATDAAPKKPRAAKKAPAKASTKATAPESDAPVASPAGPKGGFDLVVVESPAKAKTINKYLGPNFRVLASYGHVRDLDTKKKKGEDIAGIDIANGWKLRYTVDDGSKSEGGRKRFRTAKEILGEIGREASRANKVYLASDPDREGESIAWHIADELKLPDATTYRIRFNEITKNAVNAALAGAEKINDLRVSAQEARRAMDRVVGFPLSNLLGKKVASRLSAGRVQSVAVKLIVDREREIEAFKTEEYWKITALLAAPGVKAAWTPDPAKSKIFAKKKTEAAKPVAWHKPTEEDTQGDPDEPVVDSETADTPEGAEAAAAAPASDAGGIPTPPKDTFLANLAKWDNAEPKLASEADADAVVAALAGVPFVVSKAEKKTRQDRPLPPFTTSTLQQQANARMRFSASRTMQTAQKLYEGVELTGMGQVALITYMRTDSTRVSNDALTAVRAYIQGTTFLGPRYLPAQPNAYKSGKSAQEGHEAVRPTDVKITPKDAEKAGLGGDQLRLYTLIWQRFVASQCTPAEMDVTTYEITAGRGLFRASGRVITFDGYRKVLPPVGRQEEPELPPVKEKDVLNRLDLFESQHFTQPPPRFNEGSLVKALEKEGIGRPSTYASIISTIQKRGYVTQDRGRFFATEIGKVVTDLLVKHFPNIMDTQFTSKFETELDEIETGKFRYREVLDEFWDSFSKTLKSADAEMPVARELTGEKCPKCGRDMQKRYSTTTGGFFEGCTGYSADPPCKYIKPRPGEAEREGPTVTDIPCPACGKHMVRKVGRFGVFYTCEGAPDCPTTMNENAEGVRTVTALPTKHKCPKCEKHNLLLKESKAGKKYVQCPDAKCKFISDADADGAPVKPADTGVACEKCGSPMVIKVAWRGPFLSCSGYPKCRNAKSINAELREKLKDILPPPQEKVEKKEDPALSVEVTETCPECGAPLKLRKSRFGPGYYLGCSKGPKCKGKGKISPELQAKIDAAVAAPAAQ; encoded by the coding sequence GTGCCGACATCGAAAAAACCAGCGGCGACCGACGCGGCACCGAAGAAGCCCCGCGCCGCCAAAAAGGCTCCTGCAAAGGCCTCTACGAAGGCCACGGCCCCCGAGAGCGATGCGCCCGTCGCGTCGCCGGCCGGCCCCAAGGGCGGGTTCGACCTCGTTGTGGTCGAGTCGCCGGCGAAGGCCAAGACCATTAACAAGTACCTCGGCCCGAATTTCCGGGTGCTGGCCAGTTATGGTCACGTCCGCGACCTCGACACCAAGAAAAAGAAGGGCGAGGACATCGCGGGCATCGACATCGCGAACGGGTGGAAGCTGCGCTACACCGTCGACGACGGCAGCAAGTCGGAGGGCGGGCGCAAGCGGTTCCGGACCGCGAAAGAGATCCTCGGCGAGATCGGCCGCGAGGCGAGCCGGGCCAACAAGGTCTACCTCGCGAGCGACCCCGACCGCGAGGGCGAGTCGATCGCGTGGCACATCGCGGACGAACTGAAGCTGCCGGACGCGACCACCTACCGCATCCGCTTCAACGAGATCACGAAGAACGCCGTGAACGCGGCGCTCGCCGGTGCGGAGAAGATCAACGACCTGCGCGTGTCGGCCCAGGAGGCGCGCCGGGCGATGGACCGCGTCGTGGGGTTCCCGCTCTCGAACCTGCTCGGCAAGAAGGTCGCGAGCCGTCTGAGCGCGGGCCGCGTGCAGTCGGTCGCGGTCAAGCTGATCGTAGACCGCGAGCGCGAGATCGAGGCGTTCAAGACCGAGGAATACTGGAAGATCACCGCGCTGCTGGCGGCGCCCGGGGTGAAGGCGGCGTGGACCCCGGACCCCGCGAAGTCGAAGATCTTTGCCAAAAAGAAGACCGAGGCCGCGAAGCCGGTCGCGTGGCACAAGCCCACGGAAGAGGACACGCAAGGCGACCCGGACGAACCGGTCGTGGACAGCGAAACGGCGGACACGCCTGAAGGCGCCGAGGCCGCCGCCGCGGCGCCCGCGAGTGACGCGGGCGGCATCCCGACGCCGCCGAAGGACACGTTCCTGGCGAACCTCGCGAAGTGGGACAACGCCGAGCCCAAACTCGCGAGCGAGGCCGACGCCGACGCGGTGGTCGCCGCGCTCGCGGGCGTGCCGTTCGTGGTGTCGAAGGCGGAAAAGAAGACGCGGCAGGACCGCCCGCTCCCGCCGTTCACCACCAGCACGCTCCAGCAGCAGGCGAACGCGCGGATGCGGTTCAGCGCCAGCCGCACGATGCAGACGGCGCAGAAGCTGTACGAGGGTGTCGAACTGACCGGAATGGGGCAGGTCGCGCTGATTACGTACATGCGTACCGACAGCACCCGCGTGTCGAACGACGCGCTCACCGCGGTGCGGGCCTACATCCAGGGCACCACGTTCCTCGGCCCCCGGTACCTGCCGGCGCAGCCGAACGCGTACAAGTCGGGCAAGAGCGCGCAGGAGGGGCACGAGGCGGTCCGCCCGACGGACGTGAAGATCACCCCCAAGGACGCCGAGAAGGCCGGGCTCGGGGGCGACCAGTTGCGGCTCTACACCCTGATCTGGCAGCGGTTCGTGGCGAGCCAGTGTACCCCCGCCGAGATGGACGTGACGACCTACGAGATCACGGCCGGGCGCGGGCTGTTCCGCGCCAGCGGCCGGGTGATCACGTTCGACGGCTACCGCAAGGTGCTGCCGCCGGTGGGCCGGCAGGAGGAGCCCGAACTGCCGCCGGTGAAAGAGAAGGACGTGCTGAACCGCCTCGACCTGTTCGAGAGCCAGCACTTCACGCAGCCGCCGCCGCGGTTCAACGAAGGCTCGCTGGTGAAGGCGCTTGAAAAAGAGGGCATCGGCCGCCCGAGCACCTACGCGAGCATCATCAGCACGATCCAGAAGCGCGGGTACGTCACGCAGGACCGCGGGCGGTTCTTCGCGACCGAGATCGGGAAGGTGGTGACGGACCTGCTCGTGAAGCACTTCCCGAACATCATGGACACGCAGTTCACGAGCAAGTTCGAGACGGAGCTGGACGAGATCGAGACCGGCAAGTTCCGGTACCGCGAGGTGCTGGACGAGTTCTGGGACTCGTTCTCGAAAACCCTCAAGAGCGCCGACGCCGAGATGCCGGTGGCGCGCGAGCTGACCGGCGAGAAGTGCCCGAAGTGCGGGCGCGACATGCAGAAGCGGTACAGCACCACGACCGGCGGCTTCTTCGAGGGCTGCACCGGCTACAGCGCCGACCCGCCGTGCAAGTACATCAAGCCGCGCCCGGGCGAGGCCGAGCGCGAGGGGCCGACGGTCACCGACATCCCGTGCCCGGCGTGCGGCAAGCACATGGTCCGGAAGGTCGGCCGGTTCGGCGTGTTCTACACGTGCGAGGGGGCACCCGATTGCCCCACGACGATGAACGAGAACGCCGAGGGCGTTCGCACCGTCACCGCGCTGCCGACCAAGCACAAGTGCCCGAAGTGCGAGAAGCACAACCTGCTCCTGAAGGAGAGCAAGGCGGGCAAGAAGTATGTGCAGTGCCCCGACGCGAAGTGCAAGTTCATCAGCGACGCCGACGCCGACGGCGCGCCGGTGAAGCCGGCCGACACGGGTGTCGCGTGCGAGAAGTGCGGCAGCCCGATGGTGATCAAGGTGGCGTGGCGCGGGCCGTTCCTGTCGTGCAGCGGGTACCCGAAGTGCCGCAACGCGAAGTCGATCAACGCCGAGCTGCGCGAGAAGCTCAAGGACATCCTCCCGCCGCCACAGGAGAAGGTTGAGAAGAAGGAGGACCCGGCGCTGTCGGTGGAAGTGACCGAGACGTGCCCGGAGTGCGGCGCGCCGCTGAAGCTGCGGAAGTCGCGGTTCGGGCCCGGCTACTACCTGGGCTGCTCGAAGGGGCCGAAGTGTAAGGGCAAGGGGAAGATCAGCCCCGAGCTTCAGGCCAAGATCGACGCCGCCGTTGCCGCTCCGGCGGCGCAGTGA
- a CDS encoding type II toxin-antitoxin system RelE/ParE family toxin, whose product MAAVDLHPRAIEEARLARRRYARVSQRLVARFLDEFDTGIASIGAAPASFAPHTDGTRFYRLPSFPYLLVYLELDANTVLLLAVMHTSRRPGYWRRRLP is encoded by the coding sequence ATGGCGGCCGTTGACCTTCACCCGCGGGCAATCGAGGAGGCTCGGCTGGCGCGCCGACGCTACGCCCGCGTCAGCCAGCGTCTGGTCGCACGGTTCCTGGACGAATTCGATACCGGAATCGCGTCCATCGGGGCTGCTCCCGCCAGTTTTGCACCGCACACCGATGGAACAAGGTTCTACCGCCTGCCCAGTTTCCCGTACCTGCTGGTTTACCTCGAACTCGATGCGAACACGGTTCTGCTGCTCGCGGTGATGCACACGAGCCGACGACCGGGCTACTGGCGCCGGCGGTTACCGTAA
- a CDS encoding ATP-dependent RecD-like DNA helicase has product MGVAPFRHSARVLFSPIPTADYWYGMTEQVTGVIERITHHNPDTGYCVLRVLARGHRDIVTVIGSAQQVVAGEYVTATGVWVNDRNYGKQFKAAEVKTNPPHTKEGIVKYLGSGLVKGIGPGYARRIVDVFGDRTLEVIDATPVMLTQVKGIGPKLVEKIRKSWEEQRESQKILVFLQSHGIGTARAVRIYKTYGDQAIELIKANPYRLSGDIWGFGFKTADQLAVSLGIPPDSPFRAQAAVRHVLQEETGNGHVGFPEELLREKAAELTGIEPNGIIDAVEQLRITDEIVRDSVGKATGGKVNAPPPQPQSPGEGPDGEPAKVRISEEDLLFLKPMFLAEVGVARSIRALAAGPHPLPSVNVEAAVNWIEQKMGIAFATSQRAAIKAAVTNKMMVVTGGPGTGKTTIVRAIIEMFLAKSLRVLLTAPTGRAAKRLNESTGREAKTIHRLLEFNPQQRQFTRNAENPLDVDLLVVDETSMVDVVLMNRLLQAVPPYACVVLVGDVDQLPSVGAGSVLTDLIDSKVVPVARLTEVHRQAESSWIVRAAHAINSGQEPQSAPAGGDGDFYFVEANDADTVIQRVVQMVKERIPARFNLNPFRDIQVLSPQVKTALGVANMNRELQQALNPARPGLAEVQRNGETYRIGDKVMQVQNNYDREVFNGDIGRIDAIDTDEQMLVVDYDGRFVEYEFSDLDELQLSFACTIHKSQGSEYPAVVIPVHTQHFVMLQRNLLYTGITRGRKLVALVGSRKAMRIAVSTADTKKRFSLLKWRIKPQD; this is encoded by the coding sequence ATGGGTGTTGCGCCCTTCCGGCACTCGGCACGCGTGCTCTTCTCCCCGATTCCGACCGCCGATTACTGGTACGGAATGACTGAGCAAGTGACCGGCGTCATCGAACGCATCACACACCACAACCCGGACACCGGGTACTGTGTGCTGCGTGTGCTCGCGCGCGGCCACCGCGACATCGTGACCGTAATCGGCAGCGCCCAGCAGGTGGTGGCAGGCGAGTACGTCACCGCGACCGGCGTGTGGGTCAACGACCGCAACTACGGAAAGCAGTTTAAAGCGGCGGAGGTCAAGACGAACCCGCCGCACACCAAGGAGGGCATCGTCAAGTACCTCGGGTCGGGGCTGGTGAAGGGCATCGGTCCCGGGTACGCGCGGCGCATCGTGGACGTGTTCGGCGATCGAACGCTGGAGGTGATCGACGCCACCCCCGTCATGCTCACGCAGGTGAAGGGCATCGGCCCGAAACTCGTCGAGAAGATCCGCAAGAGCTGGGAGGAGCAGCGGGAATCGCAGAAGATCCTGGTGTTCCTTCAGTCGCACGGGATCGGCACCGCGCGGGCGGTACGCATCTATAAGACCTACGGCGACCAGGCGATCGAGCTGATCAAAGCCAACCCGTACCGACTGAGCGGGGACATCTGGGGGTTCGGGTTCAAGACCGCCGATCAACTGGCGGTGAGCCTCGGCATCCCGCCCGACTCGCCGTTCCGGGCGCAGGCGGCGGTTCGGCACGTGCTCCAGGAGGAAACGGGGAACGGGCACGTCGGCTTTCCAGAGGAGTTGCTCCGGGAGAAGGCCGCCGAGCTCACCGGGATCGAACCAAACGGGATCATCGACGCCGTCGAACAGTTGCGCATCACCGACGAGATCGTGCGCGACAGCGTCGGCAAGGCGACCGGGGGGAAGGTCAACGCCCCGCCACCTCAACCCCAGTCCCCGGGAGAGGGACCGGACGGTGAACCGGCGAAGGTCCGCATCTCCGAAGAGGACCTCCTGTTCCTCAAGCCGATGTTCCTGGCAGAAGTCGGGGTCGCGCGGTCGATCCGGGCGCTGGCGGCCGGCCCGCACCCCTTGCCGTCGGTGAACGTCGAGGCCGCGGTCAACTGGATCGAACAGAAAATGGGGATCGCGTTCGCGACCAGCCAGCGCGCCGCGATCAAAGCCGCGGTCACCAACAAGATGATGGTGGTCACCGGCGGCCCCGGGACCGGCAAGACCACCATCGTCCGGGCCATCATCGAGATGTTCCTGGCGAAGTCCCTCCGGGTGCTGCTGACGGCCCCCACCGGGCGCGCGGCGAAGCGGTTGAACGAGTCCACCGGGCGAGAAGCGAAGACCATCCACCGCCTGCTCGAGTTCAACCCGCAGCAGCGGCAGTTCACCCGCAACGCGGAGAACCCGCTCGACGTGGACCTGCTCGTCGTCGACGAGACGTCGATGGTCGATGTCGTGCTGATGAACAGGCTTCTGCAAGCGGTGCCGCCGTATGCGTGCGTCGTGCTGGTCGGCGACGTCGATCAGCTCCCGTCGGTGGGCGCGGGCTCCGTTCTGACGGACCTCATCGACTCGAAGGTGGTGCCGGTGGCCCGGCTCACGGAAGTTCACCGGCAGGCAGAAAGTAGCTGGATCGTCCGGGCGGCCCACGCGATCAACAGCGGACAGGAACCGCAGTCCGCGCCGGCGGGCGGGGACGGCGATTTCTATTTCGTCGAAGCGAACGACGCCGACACCGTGATCCAGCGCGTCGTTCAGATGGTGAAGGAGCGGATCCCCGCCCGGTTCAACCTGAACCCGTTCCGCGACATTCAGGTGCTGTCGCCGCAGGTCAAAACCGCGCTCGGCGTGGCGAACATGAACCGCGAACTCCAACAGGCACTGAACCCCGCCCGCCCCGGCCTGGCCGAGGTGCAGCGGAACGGCGAAACGTACCGGATCGGCGACAAGGTGATGCAGGTTCAGAACAACTACGACCGCGAGGTGTTCAACGGCGACATCGGCCGCATCGACGCCATCGACACCGACGAACAGATGCTGGTGGTGGACTACGACGGGCGGTTCGTGGAGTACGAGTTCAGCGACCTGGACGAGTTGCAGCTCTCGTTCGCCTGCACCATTCACAAGTCACAGGGGAGCGAGTACCCGGCGGTGGTGATCCCGGTCCACACGCAGCACTTCGTGATGCTCCAGCGGAACCTGCTGTACACCGGCATCACCCGCGGCCGGAAGCTCGTGGCCCTGGTCGGCAGCCGAAAGGCGATGCGGATCGCGGTCAGCACGGCGGACACCAAGAAGCGGTTCTCGCTACTGAAGTGGCGGATCAAACCGCAAGACTGA
- a CDS encoding TIGR02996 domain-containing protein, whose amino-acid sequence MPRPPLSDEDKQFLRAILAEPAELTAWLAYADWLDEYEERDRSEFLRLEVRFVARGTSQVERHRIATRLETLRPTLDPDWVAIFDRPPIENCDKVFEFRCPKKWEQLQGTDDPNVRHCRSCGEDVFYSQSLAEARTHAQMGRCVAVATGVDRFPGDLDQARPPEGVFMGMIRAHAPEPRAQPDGPKRPWWKFW is encoded by the coding sequence ATGCCACGTCCCCCTCTGTCGGACGAAGACAAGCAGTTCCTCCGCGCGATCCTTGCGGAACCGGCCGAGCTGACCGCGTGGCTCGCCTACGCCGACTGGCTGGACGAGTACGAGGAGCGCGATCGGTCCGAGTTCCTCCGGCTCGAAGTGCGGTTCGTGGCTCGGGGCACGAGCCAAGTCGAGCGGCACCGGATCGCCACCCGGCTCGAAACGCTCCGCCCGACCCTCGACCCGGACTGGGTCGCGATTTTCGACCGCCCGCCGATCGAAAACTGCGACAAGGTGTTCGAGTTCAGATGCCCGAAGAAATGGGAACAGCTTCAGGGCACCGACGATCCGAACGTGCGGCACTGTCGATCGTGCGGTGAAGACGTGTTCTACAGCCAGTCGCTAGCCGAAGCGCGAACGCACGCTCAGATGGGCCGGTGCGTCGCGGTGGCGACCGGGGTCGACCGGTTCCCGGGCGACCTCGATCAGGCCCGGCCACCCGAGGGTGTGTTCATGGGCATGATCCGGGCGCACGCACCAGAACCGCGTGCGCAACCCGACGGGCCGAAGCGCCCGTGGTGGAAGTTTTGGTAA
- a CDS encoding D-alanine--D-alanine ligase family protein, with the protein MTAPSVLVLYNEPVLPPDHPDANSEHDIYDTVGDAYKVLVAAGFVTTKLGINHDPQPLLDALKRDRPAAVFNLFEGIATQTSTEVSAAALLEWLNVPFTGCPAAALALGRDKVRTKHVLAASGVPTPDYLIVDTLPVPTWCHGWPAIVKPAYQDASVGIEQSSVVTSQEQLQAQVAHTLATYGPPAIVERYIKGRELHVNVIEPFGATGGEPVALAPTEIAFQKDEPGRWAVYTFAAKWHEQSDEYKAASLKFPVDLPAADFARLAQIVQRSFRVVGCRDYARVDVRMDAGGAFHVLEVNPNPYLNSITLVDGLKARGSSYERFVVELTLAALARGGIALPAGAVTVPVGLISGS; encoded by the coding sequence ATGACCGCGCCTTCCGTACTCGTCCTCTACAACGAACCGGTGCTGCCGCCCGACCACCCGGACGCCAACTCCGAACACGACATCTACGACACCGTCGGCGACGCCTACAAGGTGCTGGTCGCGGCCGGGTTCGTTACAACCAAGCTCGGCATCAACCACGATCCGCAACCGCTACTCGATGCGCTCAAACGCGACCGCCCGGCCGCCGTGTTCAACCTCTTCGAGGGCATCGCGACCCAAACGAGCACCGAGGTTTCGGCGGCGGCGCTGCTCGAGTGGCTCAACGTGCCGTTCACGGGCTGCCCTGCGGCGGCGCTTGCGCTGGGGCGCGACAAGGTCCGCACCAAACACGTCCTCGCGGCCAGCGGGGTTCCCACGCCGGACTACCTCATCGTCGACACGCTGCCGGTTCCGACTTGGTGCCATGGCTGGCCCGCGATCGTGAAGCCCGCTTACCAGGACGCGAGCGTCGGCATCGAGCAGAGCAGTGTGGTTACCTCGCAGGAACAGCTCCAAGCCCAAGTTGCACACACGCTCGCGACCTACGGTCCGCCCGCGATCGTCGAGCGCTACATTAAGGGGCGCGAGCTTCACGTCAACGTAATCGAACCGTTCGGCGCGACCGGCGGCGAACCGGTGGCGCTCGCACCGACCGAGATCGCGTTCCAGAAGGACGAGCCGGGGCGCTGGGCGGTCTACACCTTCGCCGCCAAATGGCACGAGCAGAGCGACGAGTACAAGGCCGCGTCGCTCAAGTTCCCGGTTGATCTGCCCGCGGCCGATTTCGCCCGGCTCGCGCAGATCGTGCAACGCTCGTTCCGTGTGGTCGGGTGCCGTGACTACGCGCGCGTCGATGTGCGCATGGACGCCGGCGGTGCGTTCCACGTCCTCGAAGTGAACCCGAACCCGTACCTGAACAGCATCACCCTCGTGGACGGCTTGAAGGCGCGCGGGAGTTCTTACGAGCGGTTCGTGGTGGAACTGACACTGGCCGCGCTGGCCCGCGGTGGGATTGCCCTGCCCGCGGGCGCGGTTACCGTTCCGGTGGGACTCATTTCCGGCTCGTGA
- a CDS encoding D-alanine--D-alanine ligase family protein produces the protein MRIGIACTLKPDGPLPPGAPDDLHEEFDSPATVKAIADVLASLGHTVALLGDGRALIESLLNAPPDLVFNFAEGAGVSRSREARVPAVCEMLGVPYTGSDPFALAVALDKDATRRLAESYGLTVPKGITLAPVAGEYDGDFAEFAPALEDAGLTLPVIAKPTCEGSSKGIRGKCLITSAAEFGPAVVELWRNYQQPVLVEEYIAGDEITIGLYGSDPPQPIGVMQIVPKQSPESFVYSLEVKRNWADAVDYVAPAKLPREVLHAIEADAMALYAGLGCRDVARLDFRVRDGVPYFLEINPLPGLNPDSGDLCYLAYRMGLTYPELIGLILDSAAARYGLR, from the coding sequence GTGCGAATCGGAATCGCGTGTACTTTGAAGCCGGACGGCCCGCTCCCGCCCGGCGCGCCGGACGATCTGCACGAGGAGTTCGACTCCCCCGCGACCGTCAAGGCCATCGCGGACGTGCTCGCGTCTCTCGGTCACACCGTCGCCCTGCTCGGTGACGGCCGCGCACTGATCGAATCTCTACTAAACGCTCCCCCGGATCTGGTGTTCAACTTCGCGGAAGGGGCCGGGGTGAGCCGGTCGCGCGAGGCCCGTGTGCCGGCGGTGTGCGAGATGCTGGGCGTCCCGTATACCGGCTCAGATCCGTTCGCACTGGCGGTCGCGCTCGACAAGGACGCGACCCGGCGGCTCGCCGAATCCTACGGGCTGACGGTTCCCAAAGGCATCACCCTGGCACCGGTCGCGGGCGAGTACGACGGGGATTTCGCGGAGTTCGCCCCGGCCCTCGAAGACGCCGGGCTGACGCTCCCGGTGATCGCGAAGCCGACCTGCGAGGGGTCGAGCAAGGGCATCCGCGGGAAGTGCCTCATCACCTCAGCGGCCGAGTTCGGTCCCGCCGTGGTCGAACTGTGGAGGAACTACCAGCAACCGGTCTTGGTGGAGGAGTACATTGCCGGCGACGAGATCACCATTGGGTTGTACGGGAGCGACCCGCCGCAGCCGATCGGGGTGATGCAGATCGTGCCGAAGCAGTCGCCCGAGAGCTTCGTGTACAGCCTCGAGGTGAAGCGCAACTGGGCCGATGCGGTCGACTACGTTGCCCCCGCGAAGCTGCCGCGCGAGGTGCTGCACGCGATCGAGGCCGACGCGATGGCCCTGTACGCGGGCCTCGGCTGCCGGGACGTGGCGCGGCTCGATTTCCGCGTGCGAGACGGTGTGCCGTACTTCCTGGAGATCAACCCACTTCCCGGGCTGAACCCCGACTCGGGCGACCTGTGCTACCTCGCGTACCGCATGGGGCTGACGTACCCGGAACTCATCGGGCTGATCCTCGACTCCGCGGCCGCGCGCTACGGATTACGGTAA
- a CDS encoding addiction module protein, protein MTQAANAILETLLQLPNADRAELAAHLLDSLEPNAGTEDEGGWGQELQARIEEVRSGQVKAVPWATARQQILDDADGGR, encoded by the coding sequence ATGACGCAAGCTGCGAACGCGATTCTCGAAACACTGCTCCAGTTGCCCAACGCGGACCGCGCCGAACTGGCCGCGCACTTACTCGACAGCCTCGAACCCAATGCGGGTACCGAAGACGAGGGTGGATGGGGCCAGGAACTCCAAGCGCGAATCGAAGAGGTGCGCAGCGGCCAAGTGAAAGCGGTTCCTTGGGCCACCGCTCGGCAGCAAATCTTGGACGACGCCGATGGCGGCCGTTGA